Genomic DNA from Deltaproteobacteria bacterium:
TCTTGAGGGCCGGAACTCCGGGCCGGAGACGGTCGTAATGCCTTTTGGCGGATTCCAGAACTTCCCGCGCCGCATCGCTCCCCAGGGCCTCGTCCAAGGCAGGACGCCCCCATTCCAGGGACCGCGCAAACCCGCCGTCAAAATCGGGAAATCTGATCATGCCTCTTTCTCCATTCCGTCATTCAGGGCGTTGCGCCGGAATCTTGTCTTTTGATGCTTGCAGCCATTTCCTGAATCCAGATATGATTTAATTTTTCATCTTGCCTTTCGACTTTTTCTTCTTTTTTATATCTTCAATAACCACCATAATTTCATCTTTTTTATTCTTTTTTCTTTTCATATTTTCAAATTCATCTAACAACAGACCTATTGAAAAGGTTAAAAAAGATGCTAAAAAAACAATACCTCCTATTGGTGATAAAATACATTTAATATAACACCTTACCATTCCATCATATTTATTATTATAAATAGTATTTAAAATGACAATATTATAATAATAATAAAGTTGAGAAAATATAAAAAGTGAAATAAAAAGTATTATTCCAATAGTTATTAAGTCCTTTCCTTTCAATTTCATTTTTATATGCCATATTGTAAGTTATAGTCGCTTTCGCCTTAACTATAGAACATTGAACAATCAGTTGAAATACCGTATTATTCTGGCTCTATAGCTTTCATAACCTCCTTCAGACACTACCATAAAACTCTAACTGTAGCAACCCGGATACTTGGAATCCCTGCCGAAGATGCCGGGGGAAAGGTGCTGCAAAAGGCTCAGTTCCCCGGCGAAGGCGGGGGGGGGCCGGTTTTAGTTATGGCCGTATAGAACCTTGCCTGCTCTTTCCAGGATTTCCATATATTTCAAAACTTTTCGCGGACACCCCGGATAAATCCTGCGGCCTTGCAAAGGGCGCGCTCCACCGCCAGAACAGGCGTGATATGGCCACGGCTGGGCCAGGGGTCATTATCGTCAACAGGGCCGGTGTTTTTAAGTTCCAGTTCTGCTAAGAGCATCTGCTCTCCGGTGGTGATTCCCTTTTCCACAAAGCCTTCCGGCGTAACAATGGAAGAGCCCCCGATCATCCACGCGTCCGAGCCGAAAAGCGGGTGCGGGCCTCCCCAGGAATCGCAATACACCACGGGCGCTCCCACGTAGCGCGCAATTCTTTGCGGCAACTCCCGGATCAGCCGGTCACTGTGCCGCGCGGCGCGGCCCAATGGCCCCCATTTGTAATCCCTTGAAAGGTCCGGCCAGGCCGAAGAAATGGCCATCATGTCCACCCTGCCCCGGTAGGGCTCAAAAACATCCTTATACAGCATGTCCTTGCAGATGGCGCAGCCGATGCGGCCGAAAGGCGTATCATAGATCACGGGCCCGGTTCCGGGGACCGCAAAAAGGTTCTCGTGCGCCACCAGTTCGTTCTTGAAATACACGCCCGCCAGGCCGTTTGGCGTGAAATAGCCCTGGGTGTTTCGCAGCCTGCCGTTTTCCTCATGTAAATATCCCGCGAAAACATGAACCGAAAGCTCTTGGGCCAGGCCCTCGAGCCGCGCCGCAAATGGCATGGCTTTTTGTGCCTGACTCCGGTTGTAGCAGGCCACGGTATAGCCTGTGAGCGCAAGTTCCGGCAAAAGGCAGATTTGAGCGCCTTTCGCCACGGCCTCTTTTACGGCCTCTTCGCAGGCGGCGATGTTTTTTTCCATGCTGAAGGAGCTAACATCGATCTGGCACGAGGCAACAGTGACTTTCATCGGCATCTATCCTTAACAGCCTGCCCAAAAACGCGAATCGCTGTGTCACGCTTCAAAGGCAATTCCGTCACGTACTTTTAGTACGCTTACTCATTGCTTTCTCGCGTTCCTTGCGCTTCATCGTTTTTGAACAGGCTTCACATTAAGCCTTTTTCAACTGGCTGTTAAAAAATCCCATCAATTGTAGCAACCCGGATACCTGGAATCTCTGCCGAAGATGCCGGGGGAAAGGCGCTGAAGAAGCGCCAGCTCTTCAACAAAGGCCGTGGGGCTTTTTCCGGTTTCGGCAAGGCGGTTCACCAGTTCGGCGGCGGCTATGCCGGTGGTGTAGAGCCTCGCCGGATAGGCGAACTCCCGCGAACCGGAAATTATGTAATGCCCCGAAAAACGCACCGGACCGGACAGGCCCTTCCCCATGGCGCTTTTCAGGCGTTCGGCGTCTTCGGCCCCAAGGTAGGAGAGCCTCTCGATTATGTAGGGCGAGCCGGAGATTATGGGAAGCTCGTTTCCTATGTTCCCGATTTTTTTCCTCATCATGAATTTTCTGTACAAGAGGAGCAGGTAGCGCAGGTCAAAGGCCAGATTTATTGGCGCGGTTCCCATGTAGAGCAGTTTCTTCCACCAGGAAAGCTCCTGATT
This window encodes:
- a CDS encoding carbon-nitrogen hydrolase family protein, with protein sequence MKVTVASCQIDVSSFSMEKNIAACEEAVKEAVAKGAQICLLPELALTGYTVACYNRSQAQKAMPFAARLEGLAQELSVHVFAGYLHEENGRLRNTQGYFTPNGLAGVYFKNELVAHENLFAVPGTGPVIYDTPFGRIGCAICKDMLYKDVFEPYRGRVDMMAISSAWPDLSRDYKWGPLGRAARHSDRLIRELPQRIARYVGAPVVYCDSWGGPHPLFGSDAWMIGGSSIVTPEGFVEKGITTGEQMLLAELELKNTGPVDDNDPWPSRGHITPVLAVERALCKAAGFIRGVREKF